GACGCGCCCGACGAGCTGCGCCGATATGTCGCAGCGCTGCGCCGACTGCACGACCTGACCGTGTCCACCAACCCGGGTGACGCGCTGTGGGCCGACGCGGCCGCGCATCTCGAAAGCGCATGCGCGCTGCTGGATGGACATCAGGTTCCGGAGGCGGAGAACGTGGCCGGTCGGGTGCTGAGCATCCCGGGCCTCGGCCATCCGCTGATGCCCCCGTGGACGGTGATCCGGTCCGGACCTGACGGCGTCACGATGGCCGGCGGTTTCACCGAGGCACACGTGGGCGGCAACCGCGCCGTGCACGGCGGGATCATCCCGCTGCTGTACGACTGGCTGTTCGGGATGGCAGTGACCGCGGCCGACGTCTTCCCGACCAGGACCGCATTCCTGCACGTCGACTACCGGAAGATCACCCCGATCGACGAGCCGCTGGAAGCCAGGTGCGCGGTCAGCAGGATCGACGGCCGGAAAGTTTTCATAGAGGCTACTATGACATCGGCCGACGGCGCCGTGCTCAGCGAAGCCAACGGCCTGATGGTCCGCTTGCTTCCACACCAGCCGTAAGGTCCAGATGCCCGCCACCGCAGTCGAATTCACCGTTCCCGCCGTCACCGCCGCCGTTGCGGCGACGATTCCCGACCGAGAGCTCATCATCCAGGGCGACCGGCGCTATACCTACGCCCAGATCATGGATCGCTCGCAGCGGCTGGCCGCGTATCTGCATTCCCGCGGATTGGGTTGCCACACAGAACGATCGACACTCGGTGGCCATGAGGTCGGGCAGGATCTGGTGGGTCTGTACGCCTACAACGGCAACGAGTTCGTCGAGTCGCTGGTCGGTGCCTTCGCCGCGCGGGTGGCGCCGTTCAACGTCAACTTCCGCTACGTCAAGAGCGAACTGCAGTACCTGCTCGCCGACTCCGGCGCGACGGCGTTGATCTATCACGCCGCCTTCGCCCCGCGGGTCGCCGAGGTGCTGCCGGATCTTCCGCAGCTGCGCGTCCTGATCCAGATTGCCGACGACTCGGGTAACGAATTGCTCGACGGCGCCGTGGACTACGAAGAAGCGATCAACGCCGAGTCTCCGGCACCGGCCGTCGAGCACTCCCCCGACGACCTGTACGTCCTGTACACCGGGGGCACCACCGGCATGCCGAAGGGCGTGCTGTGGCGGCAACACGACATCTTCATGACGTCGTTCGGCGGTCGAAACCTGATGACCGGCGAGCCCACCGATTCTCTCGAGCAGATCCTGGGGCGCCTGGACGGCAGCACCCCCACCAAGCTGATGATCCTGCCGCCGCTGATTCACGGCGCCGCGCAGTGGAGTGTGATGACGGCGATCACGACCGGCCAGACCGTCGTATTCCCTTCTGTGGTCGACCATTTGGACGCCGACGACGTTGTCCGCACCATCGATCGGGAGAAGGTGATGACGGTGACGGTGGTCGGCGACGCGATGGCGCGCCCGCTGGTCGCCGCGATCGAGAAGGCGCGCGAGGACGGGACAGCCGACGTGTCGTCGCTGGCGGTGGTGGCCAACGGCGGCGCGCTGCTGACCCCGTACGTCAAGCAGCGCCTGATCGAGGTGCTGCCGAATGCGATCGTCGTCGACGGTGTCGGCTCGTCGGAGACCGGCGCGCAGATGCACCACATGTCGACATCGGGCACGGTGTCGACCGGCACCTTCAACGCCGGGCCGGACACTTTCGTCGCCGCCGAGGGTCTCGGTGCGCTGCTACAGCCGGGTCACGACGGGATGGGCTGGCTGGCCCAACGGGGTTACGTGCCTTTGGGTTACAAGGGCGACGCCACCAAGACGGCCGCCACGTTCCCGGTGATCGACGGTGTGCGCTACGCGGTGCCGGGCGACCGTGCGCGGCATCTCGACGGTGGCCGGATCGAACTGCTGGGCCGCGACTCCGTGACGATCAACTCCGGAGGCGAGAAGATCTTCGTCGAAGAGGTTGAAACCGCGATCGCGTCGCATCCGGCCGTGACCGACGTCGTCGTCGCCGGACGCCCCAGCGAGCGATGGGGACAGGAAGTCGTCGCCGTGGTCGCGCTCGCCGACGGTGCTACCGCCGCTGCAGGCGAGTTGATCGACCATGCCGCACGGACTTTGGCGCGCTACAAACTGCCGAAAGCAATCGTGTTCCGTGCGGCCATCGTGCGTAGCCCCGCCGGCAAGGCCGACTACCGGTGGGCCCGCGAGCAGGCGGTCGGCGAATCAGCCGAGTGACACCGGCAGATGTTTGAGCCCGTGCAGTCCAATGTTGTGGTTGTAGACCGGCGGGCCGGCGAGACTCAACCGTGGAAAGCGCTCGAACAGTGTTTGCAAGCCGATCTGGACTTCCATCCGCCCCAACGCCGCGCCCAGGCAGGTGTGTACGCCAGTGCCGAAGGTGATGTGTTCGCGGGCGTTGGCACGGGCGGCGTCGAAGGCGTTCGGGTTGTCGAAGACCGCCGGATCCCGATTGGCCCCGCCGTACATGACGAACACCGCCTCGCCCGCCCGGATCGAATAACCTTCGATCTCAATGTCTTCCGCAGCGACCCGGGGCACAAACTGAACCGGGGTGTCGTAGCGCAGGGCCTCTTCGACGGCGTTGGGCCATCCGTCGGGGTTCGCGCGCAGCGTCGCCAACTGATCCGGGTGACGGGTGAGCGCGATGACGGACTTGCCGAGGATGTGCGTCGTGGTGATGAACCCCGCGCCGAACAGCAAGGCGGCGAGCATCTTGAGTTCGGCTTCGGTCAAGTCGCTGTTGCGGATGACATCGGACAGGATGCTGTCGCCGCCGGTGCGGCGTAGCCGCGCGATGTGGTCGCCGACGTATCTCTCGAACTCCCGCAGGATGTCCGTGCCGGCGCGGTAGTGCCGCCACGACGGCCCGACACTGCCCAGCAGGCTGGTGGCCGTCTCGGCGACGTGCAGCAGATAGGGCGTGTCGTCGCGCGGCATCCCCATGAGGTCGGCGATCACCGCCATCGGGATCTGCGAGGCGTACTCGGTGAACAGATCGCAGTCGGTCCTGCCGTCGAGACCGTCCAGCAGCCCGTCGACGAGATCCTGGATGCCGGCGCGCAGCCGATCAAGGGCCCGCGGCGTGAAGGCGCGCGTCACCGGCTGGCGCAGCCGGGCGTGGTCCGGAGGGTCGGTGACCAGCATCGAGGGCGGTTCGATCGGGTTCATCACGCCCGGGTCGGTTCTGGCCAGGATCCACTGGCCGAGCCGGAAGGGGGCCCGATCGCTGGGCTTGGCGGTCCTGATCCGGCTGTCGCGCAGCAGCTCGCGCAGGATCCGCGCGTCGGCGCAGACCCAGCCGGCGCCAGCCACGCGGGACATCCGGCCGCGGGCGCGCACCTGCTCGATCAGGGGATAGATGTCGTCGACCGGGTTGCTGTCGATCGTCAGCAGCTTGGCCATTGGATCGTTTCGCCGAGCCAGCAGGCCCAGCATCGTCCGTGGCAGCCCGTAGCCCGTCGCCCAATGCACCGCGTCGCGGATCGGAAGGTCCACGTACCCACACTCCCTGTCACCTGATTGCGCACGAGCCTAATGCTCTGTCTTCGGCGTCTTCGACATCGTTGGTCATACTGAGGTGCATGACCGTGTTCGCGGGGCAGCAGGTGTCGCACTGGGACTTCCCGCGAAGCACCGTCAGCGTTGCCTTGATGACCGAATTCGGTTGCGACAACGGACTTGCCGCCGCAGACGTGCTGAGGGATTCCGGCCTGACCGACGCCGATCTGCGCGACCCCACATCGACGATCGTCGGGCGCCAGGAGTTGACGGTCGCCACCAACCTGGTCGACCTCTTGGGCGACCCGGCTGATCTCGGAATACGCGTGGGCAACGGTTACCACGTCGGATCCATGGGGATCTTCGGTTTCGCCTGCCTGACCAGCTCGACGCTGGGCGATGCCGTCCGGTTCGCGGCCCGCTTCTACGAGCTCAGCTACGGGTTCTGCCTACCGAGCGTGACGGTCGAGGGACCGGTGGCGGCGTTGCGACTCGACCTGCCGGACCTGACCGGGCCGGTGGCGGAGTTCCTGGTGCGACGCGATCTCGCGGCGATCGCGCAGGTCATGGCCGACCTGCTGGGCAGTCCCGTGCCGTTCACGTCGATCGAATTCGCTTCTCCCGCACCGATCTCGGGTGACCGGGCGATGCGCGACATGTTCGGCGTTGCCCCAGGATACGACGCCGCGCTCAACGCCGCGAGGTTTCCGGCGGCGATGCTGGCCGACCGCCTGCCGCAGGCCAGCGAAATCACGGTCGCAACGTGCACGCAGCAGTGCGAGGAGTTGCTGGAGCGCCGCCGGGCCCGGACCGGCGTCGCCCGCCGGGTTCGCGACCGACTGGCGTCGATCAGTGGCGAACCGCACACGGTCGCGAGCGTGGCCCGGCACGTGGCGATGAGCGAGCGGACGCTGCGGCGCCGGCTGACCGAAGAGAACACGTCGTTCCGGGACCTCGCCGACGAGGTCCATCGGGGCCTCGCCGAGGAGCTGCTGGCGACCGGCGCGCTGTCGGTTGAGGACGTCGCCCTGCGGCTGGGCTACGCCGAGGCGACGAGCTTCATCGCGGCGTTCAAGCGCTGGACGGGTACGACTCCCGCCCGCTTTCAGCGCTCGGCCGGCCCCCGCGCGCGCCAGCCGGTCTGAACCGCATCGGCCATTTGGCCGGAATCATGGATTTTGCGTCCGCAATCGTCTCCCGCCGGGGCGGGTACCACTCCTAACGTGGCCGTCATGACTACGACTACCAACCGCCCGCGAGCGCTGGTGATCGGCGCGGGCTTCGGCGGCCTCGGCGCCGCCTACGAGTTGTCCAGGGACGGCCTGGCCGACGTGACGGTGCTGGAGAAGGCCGAAGACATAGGCGGTGTGTGGCGCGAAAACACCTACCCCGGCGCGGCCTGCGACGTCCCGTCGAACCTGTACTCCTACTCGTTCGCCCGCAAGACCGACTGGGGCCGGCGCTACGCGGAGCAGCCCGACATCCTCGGCTACATCCGCGACACCGCCGACCGGTTCGGACTCCGCGACCTGGTGCGGACCGGGGTCGAGGTCACTTCGGCCGAGTACGACGACGCCTCCGCGACCTGGCGGGTGCGGACGTCACAGGGCGAGACGCTCGAGGCCGACATCCTGATCCCGGCCGTGGGCCAGTTGTCACGCCCGGCGCTGCCCTCGATTCCCGGGCTCGAGAGTTTTGCCGGGCCGTCGTTTCACTCGGCCGAGTGGCGACACGACATCGACCTGACCGGCAAGCGGGTCGCCGTGTTGGGCACCGGCGCCTCAGCCATTCAATTCGTTCCGCGCATTCGTCGAGTTGCGAAGCACGTCGTGGTCTTTCAGCGGTCCGCGCCGTATGTGGTCCCGAAGCTGGACCGCGCCTACACCGACGGCCACCACTCCGCGTTCCGGCGTGTGCCCGGGTTCGCCGCCGCGATGCGCGCGCTGATCTGGTACCTCAGCGAGTTCTTCAGCCTCGCGCTGACCAAGGCCGCGCCACTGGCCCGGCTGGTGGGCTGGTGGGCGTCGGCAAATCGTTTGCGGCACATCAAGGATCCGGTGCTGCGCGACAAGGTCACCCCGGATTACGCGATCGGTTGCAAACGCGTGCTGTTCAGCAGTGACTGGTACCCGGCGCTCGCCTGCGACAACGTCGACGTGGAGACCGAGTCGATCACCGAGGTGACGGCGACCGGCGTACGCACCGC
The sequence above is a segment of the Candidatus Mycobacterium wuenschmannii genome. Coding sequences within it:
- a CDS encoding cytochrome P450, which produces MLGLLARRNDPMAKLLTIDSNPVDDIYPLIEQVRARGRMSRVAGAGWVCADARILRELLRDSRIRTAKPSDRAPFRLGQWILARTDPGVMNPIEPPSMLVTDPPDHARLRQPVTRAFTPRALDRLRAGIQDLVDGLLDGLDGRTDCDLFTEYASQIPMAVIADLMGMPRDDTPYLLHVAETATSLLGSVGPSWRHYRAGTDILREFERYVGDHIARLRRTGGDSILSDVIRNSDLTEAELKMLAALLFGAGFITTTHILGKSVIALTRHPDQLATLRANPDGWPNAVEEALRYDTPVQFVPRVAAEDIEIEGYSIRAGEAVFVMYGGANRDPAVFDNPNAFDAARANAREHITFGTGVHTCLGAALGRMEVQIGLQTLFERFPRLSLAGPPVYNHNIGLHGLKHLPVSLG
- a CDS encoding acyl-CoA synthetase, which codes for MPATAVEFTVPAVTAAVAATIPDRELIIQGDRRYTYAQIMDRSQRLAAYLHSRGLGCHTERSTLGGHEVGQDLVGLYAYNGNEFVESLVGAFAARVAPFNVNFRYVKSELQYLLADSGATALIYHAAFAPRVAEVLPDLPQLRVLIQIADDSGNELLDGAVDYEEAINAESPAPAVEHSPDDLYVLYTGGTTGMPKGVLWRQHDIFMTSFGGRNLMTGEPTDSLEQILGRLDGSTPTKLMILPPLIHGAAQWSVMTAITTGQTVVFPSVVDHLDADDVVRTIDREKVMTVTVVGDAMARPLVAAIEKAREDGTADVSSLAVVANGGALLTPYVKQRLIEVLPNAIVVDGVGSSETGAQMHHMSTSGTVSTGTFNAGPDTFVAAEGLGALLQPGHDGMGWLAQRGYVPLGYKGDATKTAATFPVIDGVRYAVPGDRARHLDGGRIELLGRDSVTINSGGEKIFVEEVETAIASHPAVTDVVVAGRPSERWGQEVVAVVALADGATAAAGELIDHAARTLARYKLPKAIVFRAAIVRSPAGKADYRWAREQAVGESAE
- a CDS encoding AraC family transcriptional regulator — its product is MTVFAGQQVSHWDFPRSTVSVALMTEFGCDNGLAAADVLRDSGLTDADLRDPTSTIVGRQELTVATNLVDLLGDPADLGIRVGNGYHVGSMGIFGFACLTSSTLGDAVRFAARFYELSYGFCLPSVTVEGPVAALRLDLPDLTGPVAEFLVRRDLAAIAQVMADLLGSPVPFTSIEFASPAPISGDRAMRDMFGVAPGYDAALNAARFPAAMLADRLPQASEITVATCTQQCEELLERRRARTGVARRVRDRLASISGEPHTVASVARHVAMSERTLRRRLTEENTSFRDLADEVHRGLAEELLATGALSVEDVALRLGYAEATSFIAAFKRWTGTTPARFQRSAGPRARQPV
- a CDS encoding PaaI family thioesterase codes for the protein MTDTAPADRGGFPDVRPVEDAPDELRRYVAALRRLHDLTVSTNPGDALWADAAAHLESACALLDGHQVPEAENVAGRVLSIPGLGHPLMPPWTVIRSGPDGVTMAGGFTEAHVGGNRAVHGGIIPLLYDWLFGMAVTAADVFPTRTAFLHVDYRKITPIDEPLEARCAVSRIDGRKVFIEATMTSADGAVLSEANGLMVRLLPHQP
- a CDS encoding flavin-containing monooxygenase, encoding MTTTTNRPRALVIGAGFGGLGAAYELSRDGLADVTVLEKAEDIGGVWRENTYPGAACDVPSNLYSYSFARKTDWGRRYAEQPDILGYIRDTADRFGLRDLVRTGVEVTSAEYDDASATWRVRTSQGETLEADILIPAVGQLSRPALPSIPGLESFAGPSFHSAEWRHDIDLTGKRVAVLGTGASAIQFVPRIRRVAKHVVVFQRSAPYVVPKLDRAYTDGHHSAFRRVPGFAAAMRALIWYLSEFFSLALTKAAPLARLVGWWASANRLRHIKDPVLRDKVTPDYAIGCKRVLFSSDWYPALACDNVDVETESITEVTATGVRTADGRHHEVDVIIYGTGFKATEFLSPITVSGRGGLSLQSVWADGARAHLGMAVPGFPNLFLIYGPNTNLGSSSIILMMEQQARYIRQLVEELIRSGDRRAFEVRPEVEQAYDTDVQTRLDNGVWTTCDSWYRTDSGRVTTNWPGLVHEYQRRTTTVAFSDYRQVLPTSIAEGVDA